One window of the Primulina eburnea isolate SZY01 chromosome 18, ASM2296580v1, whole genome shotgun sequence genome contains the following:
- the LOC140819553 gene encoding U-box domain-containing protein 45-like, which yields MMFPEAMVNCGGGKDSDSVVLDRPVKLWSLIIDSVRCGGGGCGIQGNSRWKRTGDKKQPGSEKLSELLKQPEWWENEEVRRKEQELGGLKRVAKKLQVESMAAVVEAAMEVRRLTKDNPQARTTLALLGAIPPLVALLDGGQDPTSNSQITALYALLNLAIGNDANKSAIVKAGAVHKMLKLVRSPNGAPNPAISEAVVANFLGLSALDSNRPIIGSSGAIPFLVQTLQNLDENVGSLANTDSLRALYNLSILPLNIYTLLETDLVPYLVNNLGDMDVSEIILSILSNIVAVSDGRKRISTVPDAFLILVDVLNWTDSPGCQEKATYILIVMAHKSYGDRQAMIDAGIVSSLLELTLLGTPLAQKRASRMLECFRGDKGKQVSSSGGGAVSAPLIGTSMESDRRDESPFGDEDEMMSQEKKAVKQLVQQSLRNNMKMMVKRANLPHDFVPSDHFKSLTLSSTSKSLPF from the coding sequence ATGATGTTTCCGGAAGCAATGGTGAACTGTGGAGGCGGCAAGGACTCGGATTCGGTGGTGCTGGACCGCCCCGTGAAGCTCTGGTCTTTGATCATTGACAGCGTGCGTTGCGGCGGCGGAGGATGTGGTATTCAGGGAAATAGTCGGTGGAAGAGGACGGGAGATAAGAAACAGCCCGGATCGGAGAAGTTGTCGGAGCTTTTGAAGCAGCCGGAATGGTGGGAGAATGAGGAGGTGAGGAGGAAGGAACAGGAGCTGGGAGGGCTGAAGAGAGTGGCCAAGAAATTGCAGGTGGAGTCAATGGCGGCGGTGGTGGAGGCGGCGATGGAGGTGAGACGGCTGACCAAGGACAACCCACAAGCTAGAACTACTCTGGCTCTTCTAGGCGCCATTCCGCCGCTTGTGGCGTTGCTTGACGGCGGTCAAGATCCCACTTCCAACTCTCAGATCACTGCTCTTTATGCTTTACTCAACCTCGCCATTGGCAATGATGCCAACAAATCTGCCATTGTGAAAGCCGGTGCTGTCCACAAAATGCTGAAGCTGGTTCGATCTCCCAACGGGGCTCCGAATCCGGCCATTTCGGAGGCAGTAGTAGCCAATTTTCTTGGATTGAGTGCTTTGGACTCTAATAGGCCAATCATTGGCTCTTCTGGAGCAATCCCATTTTTGGTACAAACCCTTCAAAATCTGGACGAAAATGTCGGTTCCCTTGCGAATACCGACTCGTTGCGAGCTTTGTATAATCTTTCAATCTTGCCTTTGAATATTTATACTCTGCTGGAAACTGATCTGGTGCCATATCTAGTGAACAATCTTGGAGACATGGATGTTAGTGAAATCATCCTCTCGATTCTCAGCAATATAGTGGCAGTATCCGATGGCCGGAAGCGAATCAGTACCGTGCCGGATGCGTTTCTGATTCTCGTTGATGTCCTGAATTGGACAGATTCACCAGGGTGCCAGGAAAAGGCAACCTACATTCTTATAGTAATGGCTCACAAGTCATATGGAGACAGACAGGCCATGATTGATGCCGGAATCGTTTCGTCCTTGCTCGAGTTAACTCTTTTAGGTACTCCGTTGGCGCAGAAGAGAGCTTCAAGGATGCTAGAATGCTTCAGGGGGGATAAAGGGAAGCAAGTTTCCAGTAGTGGAGGTGGAGCAGTGTCGGCTCCGCTAATTGGGACGTCGATGGAATCTGATCGTCGAGATGAGTCGCCGTTCGGAGACGAGGACGAGATGATGAGCCAAGAAAAGAAGGCGGTGAAGCAATTAGTGCAACAGAGTTTGCGCAACAACATGAAGATGATGGTGAAGAGGGCTAATTTGCCTCATGATTTTGTTCCCTCTGACCATTTCAAGTCCCTCACTTTGAGTTCCACATCAAAGAGCTTGCCATTTTGA
- the LOC140819107 gene encoding uncharacterized protein, whose protein sequence is MAHTRKTNQNTSRVQGVDANHSIPEDAPPDLITMTPAEFDRRINEAVERAMARREASHHDVPPEKEPEKEQEQQQELREEEKRGEVEESSAGSKSPTMVEEMLELKQKMKVLEGQLENRGTSRASIKGRPFAEAIIREPLPGNFKSAKVKAYDGNEDPEEHLARFENMAMLHCYTDRIKCKVFLTTLVDSAQRWFDGLAPLSIKSFEDFQKAFLHHFSSSKKYKKTAFSLFEVRQGPEESLRMYIKRFNKVALDVPTCATETKTTAFTQGLKESEFFKSLTKKVPEDFEDLLSRAEKYINMEEAQRQKREAIRKERGDRAPRPEERGPRRGNPGHFSPHVPLKIIREREVQECSRDPIPSHQLSQPGKSGFCTRHGMCQHSTENCKALKRGYVPPTNQGHDQYTKRSRGPPWTPRPPVSHARVDSRNNPRNHMGGRREPESEKRSPSSPVAGLIKMISGGSTDGDSNRARKSRSRRECLEVEGSRRNEAVISFGPEDLRGINMPHNDALVIQARVANYDILRVFVDSGSSVNVIFKEALVQMDLQGFKLEAVETALFGFAGHAVYPEGEIVLPLTLGSRDIKKTVMTTFTVVDSPSSYNIILGRPAMNELKAVASTYHQKIKFPVGSQVGEVRGDQPSSRKCYVEGIRADQGKSKKEGKKPRVEEVWKDGVEKGEVHFVAEEEQEAVEIGPGRQIRVARDLDISTRVSLLNCLKTNIHVFAWSQQELTGISPLVSEHQLNILPGARPIKQKKRHFGPEKDKVIDEQVKELLQAGHIREVQFPTWLSNVVLVPKAAGKWRMCVDFRDLNKACPKDHYPLPRIDQLVDSTSGFELLSFMDAYQGYHQIPLAKHDQDKASFITSGGTFCYVVMPFGLKNAGATYQRLMDKVFEKQLGRNLEVYADDILGKSKEVMNFIADLEETFTTLTSYGIKLNPAKCIFGVKSGKFLGFIVTERGIEVNQEKVKSVLCMPSPRSVKEVQKLTGRIASLSRFISRSAHKSYPFFQVLRKAQKFGWDDKCEQAFQDLKKHLAELPVLVKPEPGDKLFVYLSTTEYAVSSVLIKEEGSDQKPVYYVSHALRGPELRYSEVEKMALALVVTARKLRPYFLSHPIIVLTNSPLGRIMTHSEVSGRMVKWNVELGEYDIEYKPRLAIKAQALSDFLSEMIQPAEEERWRVFVDGASCLLGCGVGVVIISPSGEKIKLAVKIGSRVTNNEAEYEAVLAGIRAAREIGAARIILYSDSQLITQQIKGVYEVKDDKMLKYLHLIKAQTVIFADWSIEQIPREENGEADALAKMAASLSEDNTREVLFVSRAVLTIEEEEILTAPEDSWMTPLIKFIRDNELPEERARAQRIKRQAPRFVLLNNLLYRRSFQGPLLKCLSGKEEIYVLQEIHEGCCGEHLGEHL, encoded by the coding sequence ATGGCTCACACGAGGAAAACTAACCAGAATACTTCCCGGGTCCAGGGAGTTGACGCGAATCATTCGATACCAGAGGACGCTCCCCCCGATCTTATCACTATGACTCCAGCGGAGTTTGATAGGCGCATTAATGAAGCCGTAGAAAGAGCTATGGCTAGGCGGGAAGCCTCCCACCATGATGTACCACCCGAGAAGGAACCAGAAAAAGAGCAGGAACAGCAGCAGGAATTGAGGGAAGAGGAGAAGAGGGGAGAAGTGGAGGAATCTTCTGCTGGCTCTAAGTCACCAACGATGGTCGAAGAGATGCTGGAGTTAAAACAAAAAATGAAAGTTTTGGAAGGACAGCTGGAAAATCGCGGAACTTCTCGAGCGTCTATCAAAGGACGACCATTTGCTGAGGCTATCATCCGGGAACCTCTTCCTGGAAACTTTAAATCTGCTAAGGTAAAGGCGTATGATGGAAATGAGGACCCGGAAGAGCACTTGGCTAGGTTCGAAAATATGGCTATGCTGCACTGTTACACCGATAGGATCAAGTGTAAAGTATTCTTGACCACGCTGGTGGACTCAGCTCAGAGATGGTTCGATGGATTGGCTCCATTGAGTATTAAATCATTCGAGGATTTCCAGAAAGCCTTCTTACACCATTTCAGCAGCAGTAAGAAGTATAAGAAAACTGCTTTCAGTTTGTTCGAAGTGAGACAGGGGCCGGAGGAAAGTTTGAGGATGTATATCAAGAGGTTCAACAAAGTAGCCTTGGATGTACCAACTTGTGCTACAGAAACAAAAACCACTGCCTTCACTCAAGGCCTAAAGGAGAGTGAGTTTTTCAAGTCATTAACGAAAAAAGTGCCTGAAGATTTTGAGGACTTGCTGTCTCGGGCAGAGAAATATATCAATATGGAAGAAGCCCAGAGACAGAAGAGGGAAGCCATCAGGAAGGAAAGAGGGGACCGGGCACCTAGGCCCGAGGAGAGGGGACCGCGGCGGGGTAATCCAGGACACTTTTCCCCGCATGTGCCTTTGAAAATTATCCGTGAAAGAGAAGTGCAGGAATGCAGTAGGGATCCAATTCCTAGTCATCAGCTGTCCCAACCCGGGAAAAGTGGATTTTGCACCAGGCATGGTATGTGTCAGCATAGCACCGAGAATTGTAAAGCTTTGAAAAGAGGTTACGTCCCACCCACCAATCAGGGGCATGACCAGTATACCAAGAGGTCGAGAGGTCCACCTTGGACCCCCCGGCCACCAGTATCTCATGCTCGAGTAGACTCAAGAAATAACCCGAGAAACCATATGGGTGGGAGGAGGGAGCCAGAATCTGAAAAGAGGAGCCCTTCATCCCCCGTTGCTGGATTGATTAAGATGATATCGGGAGGATCCACCGATGGAGATTCAAACCGGGCCAGGAAATCAAGAAGTAGGCGGGAGTGTCTGGAGGTGGAAGGATCCAGGAGGAACGAGGCTGTGATCAGCTTTGGCCCGGAGGACCTAAGGGGAATAAACATGCCCCACAATGACGCTTTGGTTATCCAAGCCAGGGTGGCCAACTACGACATTCTGAGAGTCTTTGTGGACTCCGGCAGTTCGGTCAATGTAATTTTCAAAGAGGCCTTAGTGCAGATGGATTTGCAAGGGTTTAAGTTGGAAGCTGTGGAGACTGCCCTTTTCGGTTTTGCTGGACATGCAGTTTATCCGGAGGGAGAGATTGTTCTGCCACTCACTCTGGGCTCCCGGGACATCAAGAAGACGGTCATGACCACCTTCACAGTGGTGGACTCCCCATCGTCTTACAATATCATTCTGGGGAGACCGGCCATGAATGAGTTGAAAGCAGTAGCATCTACTTATCATCAGAAAATCAAATTTCCAGTGGGAAGCCAGGTGGGAGAAGTTCGTGGAGATCAACCCTCTTCCCGAAAATGTTATGTGGAGGGTATCCGGGCAGATCAGGGCAAGTCGAAAAAGGAGGGGAAGAAGCCCAGGGTGGAGGAGGTTTGGAAGGATGGAGTGGAGAAAGGAGAGGTCCATTTTGTAGCAGAGGAAGAGCAGGAAGCTGTGGAGATAGGACCAGGCCGACAGATCCGGGTGGCCCGAGACCTTGATATATCCACCCGGGTCAGTTTACTTAACTGTTTAAAGACTAATATTCATGTGTTTGCCTGGTCCCAGCAGGAACTAACAGGGATTTCACCCCTGGTATCTGAGCATCAATTAAACATTCTCCCGGGAGCTCGCCCGATCAAACAGAAGAAGAGACACTTTGGTCCCGAGAAAGACAAAGTTATTGATGAACAAGTGAAAGAGTTGCTGCAAGCCGGCCACATCCGGGAGGTGCAATTTCCTACCTGGCTCTCAAATGTGGTGCTGGTACCCAAAGCTGCCGGGAAATGGAGGATGTGTGTTGATTTTCGGGACCTCAATAAAGCTTGTCCCAAGGATCATTACCCATTGCCCCGGATTGACCAGTTGGTGGATTCCACCTCAGGCTTCGAGCTGCTCAGTTTCATGGATGCTTATCAGGGATATCATCAAATTCCCTTAGCAAAACATGATCAAGACAAGGCCAGTTTCATCACCTCAggaggtacattttgttatgtTGTGATGCCTTTCGGGTTGAAAAATGCAGGGGCCACATATCAGCGTTTAATGGATAAAGTCTTTGAGAAGCAGCTGGGGAGGAATCTGGAGGTATATGCGGATGATATTCTGGGAAAGTCAAAAGAGGTGATGAATTTTATTGCTGATTTGGAAGAAACCTTTACCACTCTGACATCTTATGGAATCAAACTCAATCCTGCTAAATGTATTTTTGGAGTCAAGAGTGGTAAGTTCTTGGGTTTTATAGTGACAGAGCGGGGGATTGAGGTCAACCAAGAAAAAGTGAAGTCTGTTTTATGTATGCCTTCTCCCCGATCTGTCAAAGAAGTGCAGAAGCTGACCGGGAGAATTGCCTCCCTATCTCGGTTTATATCTCGGTCAGCCCACAAAAGTTATCCCTTCTTTCAGGTTCTCAGAAAAGCCCAAAAGTTCGGATGGGATGACAAGTGCGAGCAGGCTTTCCAAGATCTTAAAAAGCATCTAGCCGAGCTTCCAGTTCTGGTAAAGCCTGAGCCCGGGGATAAATTGTTTGTATATTTATCCACTACTGAATATGCTGTCAGCTCTGTCTTAATAAAGGAAGAGGGCTCGGATCAAAAGCCTGTATATTACGTCAGTCACGCCCTAAGAGGTCCCGAGTTGCGGTATAGTGAAGTGGAGAAGATGGCCCTGGCTTTAGTTGTGACTGCCCGGAAATTGCGGCCTTATTTTCTATCACATCCTATTATCGTTCTTACTAACAGCCCGCTTGGAAGGATTATGACTCATTCTGAAGTATCCGGGCGGATGGTCAAATGGAATGTGGAATTGGGGGAATACGATATTGAGTATAAACCCCGGCTGGCCATAAAAGCGCAAGCTTTATCCGatttcttatctgagatgattCAACCTGCCGAGGAAGAGAGATGGAGGGTGTTTGTAGATGGGGCTTCTTGTTTGCTTGGATGTGGAGTCGGAGTCGTGATAATCTCCCCATCGGGAGAGAAGATTAAACTGGCAGTCAAGATTGGTTCCCGGGTAACAAATAATGAAGCAGAATATGAGGCTGTTCTAGCCGGCATCCGAGCTGCTCGAGAAATCGGAGCGGCTAGGATTATATTGTATTCCGATTCACAATTGATTACTCAGCAGATCAAGGGCGTGTATGAGGTCAAGGACGACAAAATGCTCAAATATTTGCATCTCATCAAGGCCCAGACAGTCATATTTGCGGATTGGAGCATCGAACAGATACCCCGAGAAGAAAATGGAGAGGCTGATGCCTTAGCAAAAATGGCTGCTTCTTTGTCTGAAGACAACACCCGGGAGGTTTTATTTGTTTCCCGAGCAGTTTTAACtattgaagaagaagaaatattgACAGCGCCCGAGGATTCTTGGATGACCCCTCTGATCAAGTTCATCCGGGACAATGAATTGCCCGAGGAAAGAGCTCGAGCCCAGAGAATAAAAAGACAAGCCCCCAGGTTTGTTCTCTTAAATAATCTCTTATACAGGAGatcattccagggaccattgttGAAGTGCTTGAGCGGGAAGGAAGAGATTTATGTTCTTCAAGAGATTCATGAAGGATGCTGTGGTGAGCATTTGGGGGAACATCTTTAG